GTTGATGAGCTTGATCAGTTTGACGAGCGCCACGCACAGGAACGTGGCCAGCACCGCCCAGACCACCGCGGCGACGAGTGCGGCGACCTCTCCTCCGGTCAGCATGAAGGCTCCGTAGGGCAGATAGAGGGTTGCTTCGAGGGTGTGCGAACGGCCGCGGCGCGCGCTCGGGCGCGCACCGGCGGACCGGAAAACGGGTACGGGGGACCAGCGACTGCGCCGGGTCGGGGCTCCCGAGCCGTGTCCGCCGCCCCACACCGCGAGGGCCGGGGCGGCTGGTTTCGGCTGACCCTATCGCGTCCTCGGCCGGGACGCGTGGGCACGCCACGGTGTGGCTCGTGACGGAACCTGTCACGAATTCGACAAGGGTCCATTCCGTCCTGGCCGGTGGAGGCCGAGGGGATCGACGCAGGCGGCGGTCGTGAGCGAGAATCACTACAGAGCGGGATCTTCACTACGATGTCCGGACACCGAAGCTCCCCCGCTGGCCGAGAAGCACCGACAGGACACCCATGAGCCCTCGTTCTCCCCGAGAGATCTCCGTACTGGTACCACCGGACCTGGCCCCTCTCTACCCGGACGACCCGTCACGGATCGGCCCCTACCTCGTGCTCGGACGTCTGGGCTCAGGTGCCACGGGCACCGTCTACGCCGCGGTGGACACCGCCTCCCCCACCGCGAGCGACCGTCTGATCGCCGTGAAGGTGCTCCGCTCCCCCGAACTGGAGTCGCCCGACGTCTACCCCGCCCTCGCACAGCGGCTGCGCAACCTGTCCGCGGTCGAGTCGCACCGGGTGGTCACCCCGCTGGCCTTCGACACCGACGCGAACCCGCCGTGGCTGTCCATGCCCTACCTCGCCGGTCAGCGGCTCTCCCACTACGTGACCAAACGCGGCGGACTCGGTTTCGGCAAGGTGATAGCGCTGGCCACCGCGCTGGCCGAGGGGCTCTCGGCCCTGCACGCGCGTGGGGTGGCGCACGGTTCTCTGCGGCCCAGCGAGATCCTCCTGGAGTCGCACGGTCCGCACATCATGGAGTGCGCGATCGCCGCGGACTCCGAGCGGCTGCGCGGTTCGGGCGCCACCTGGCTGAGCCCCGAGCGCTACCGGGGCGGTGTGGCGACCACCGCCGCGGACGTGTTCGCCTGGGGTGCGGTCGTCGCGTTCGCCGGGACCGGACGGCTGCCCTTCGGTCCGGGCGAGCCCGAGGAGATCGCCCAGCGGGTGGCCACCGGCTCCTTCGACCTGGACGGCCTGTCCAAGGGGTTGCGCCCGGTCGTGAGCCGCGCCCTGGACCCCAACCCGGACCAGCGGCCCAGCCTGCGGGAGGTGACCGGGGCGGTCATCGCGGTGTGGCAGACGGAGGCCGCGCGGTCCGAGACGGGTGAGGAGGGCGAGGTCCTGGTCACCGGGAGCCGCGAGGAGATCGGCCGGATCCTCGAACGCGAGTGGCACGCGGTGGAACCGCCCGCCCGGGTGCCCGAGGTGATCCGGTTGGAGGGGCGCATGTCCAACCGCCGCCCCACCCGCACCCTGTTCCTGGTGGGCGCGGCCTCGATGGCCGCGGTACTGATCGGCGGCGGGGTCTGGGGGATCTCGCAGATGGTCGGCGGGAGCGCCGAGGCCGATCCGGTGGCCGACGAGATCTCCGACGAACCCGAGGACGAGGCCGCTGACGAAGAAGAGTCGAACACCCTGGTGGTGCGCTTCGACCCCTCGGAGCAGGAGGAACCAGAGGCCGGGGTCGAGGAGCGGACCTGGGTGTACACGCCGGTCACCCGGGACGACGACATCCCCCGCAACCAGGGCATCCCCAGCCACGAGGCCTGGTCCGAGCAGTGGGAGGAGGACGGAGAGGCCGGTGAGGCGGTCATCCGGCCCGACGCCGACGTCAAGTGCGCCAGGTTCTGTGCCGCCCCCGAGCACGTCTTCCTCGACGAGGAGGCGCGCGGCACCTGGGACCTGACCGGGAACGACTTCATGGACTACCTGATCTGGGGGCCGGTGATGATCGTCGAGATCACCTTCGCCGAGGACCAGGAGGGTGACGGCCCCCGCGAGGTGGTGGAGGTCGTCGAGCTGTTCTCGGACTGACCTCTCGGAGCTGTTCCGGCCCCGGCGCACCACGCCGGGGCCGTTGGCGTGACTGGGGCCGATCTCCTGCCCGGGGCCGTTCGCACAACCGGGTCGCGGGCTAACTACCGCTCTTGAGGACGCCCTTGATCTTCTGCAGGATCTCGCTGAAGCGGCGTTCGGCCCCGTGCTGGGTGGGGCGGTAGTACTGGCGTTCGGTGAGGCCCTCGGGGGCGTGCTGCTGCGGAGC
This DNA window, taken from Nocardiopsis exhalans, encodes the following:
- a CDS encoding serine/threonine-protein kinase codes for the protein MSPRSPREISVLVPPDLAPLYPDDPSRIGPYLVLGRLGSGATGTVYAAVDTASPTASDRLIAVKVLRSPELESPDVYPALAQRLRNLSAVESHRVVTPLAFDTDANPPWLSMPYLAGQRLSHYVTKRGGLGFGKVIALATALAEGLSALHARGVAHGSLRPSEILLESHGPHIMECAIAADSERLRGSGATWLSPERYRGGVATTAADVFAWGAVVAFAGTGRLPFGPGEPEEIAQRVATGSFDLDGLSKGLRPVVSRALDPNPDQRPSLREVTGAVIAVWQTEAARSETGEEGEVLVTGSREEIGRILEREWHAVEPPARVPEVIRLEGRMSNRRPTRTLFLVGAASMAAVLIGGGVWGISQMVGGSAEADPVADEISDEPEDEAADEEESNTLVVRFDPSEQEEPEAGVEERTWVYTPVTRDDDIPRNQGIPSHEAWSEQWEEDGEAGEAVIRPDADVKCARFCAAPEHVFLDEEARGTWDLTGNDFMDYLIWGPVMIVEITFAEDQEGDGPREVVEVVELFSD